The Afipia massiliensis genome has a segment encoding these proteins:
- a CDS encoding putative nucleotide-diphospho-sugar transferase — MLRCCIVTAYQGDEFAKLATLTLPRMEAFAVRHGYELIVHRPDGSEITDSWMKVPAILAALRRDFDFVLWLDIDALILRTDRDILEDVQPDADLLVSWHGPETTQLDGAPFPPHYNAGVYLIRRSEWSLEFFTRLLALRGKMTHPWLEQAALLTMLGYNEPLGNGPNVANELDRAHVGHLDPVWNSIPGIAMATDPVIHHFAGLTGKTRLDLVRENVEIVPLYETASAAVRSALSHKISRWAAAEHATQSLRRAQTASSAEFQNQTAEIERLKHDIARIRAPRQMLRALPGVITNRLREKIDELSGVSSSSPGFKLKINETPDSVQNLWPEGKSERFEGLAFSTSGDTLGVATADTNAVLLYRRTGNGSFEDTPYIRLGGLDYPHDLSFSMCGSDELLAVAQRTGALALFRANGVKGPEPVFEISGAEAKLTHSDGVSFVPPVNDYLAACNLGSSSISFYPKISNSPIRFALRPEFELTHWSIFYPDGLAFSQCGRWLAIANHGNGSVSIFQRRNRILTGGKLRYGAEPIAIINDESLRYPHSVAFTPRTNHLIVTNAGGNFFSVYEPRRSHFGLRWSQVPSAQTIVGDEKTFRAVNSDNKMEGGPKGLAVHGNNIAVCSPEIGIKIYSFQEA, encoded by the coding sequence ATGCTCCGCTGCTGCATCGTAACGGCATACCAAGGTGACGAATTTGCCAAGCTCGCCACCCTGACGCTTCCAAGAATGGAGGCCTTTGCAGTCCGCCATGGATACGAGTTGATCGTCCACAGGCCGGATGGCTCGGAGATCACGGACTCCTGGATGAAGGTTCCGGCGATCCTAGCCGCCCTGCGACGCGATTTTGATTTTGTTCTGTGGCTGGACATTGACGCGCTGATCCTGCGGACCGATCGCGATATTCTGGAGGACGTCCAACCGGACGCTGATCTTCTGGTGTCCTGGCATGGACCGGAGACCACGCAGCTCGATGGAGCACCCTTTCCGCCTCACTACAACGCCGGCGTCTATCTGATCCGCCGATCTGAATGGTCGCTGGAGTTTTTCACGCGCCTGCTCGCCCTGCGTGGAAAGATGACCCATCCGTGGCTCGAACAGGCCGCTCTCCTCACAATGCTCGGTTACAATGAACCACTCGGCAACGGACCCAACGTCGCCAACGAGCTTGATCGCGCGCATGTCGGACATCTCGATCCAGTCTGGAATTCGATCCCCGGCATCGCCATGGCAACCGATCCTGTCATTCATCATTTCGCAGGCCTGACCGGCAAGACACGGCTCGACCTCGTAAGGGAAAACGTCGAGATCGTGCCGCTCTATGAGACTGCCTCTGCCGCAGTACGATCCGCGCTGTCCCACAAGATCAGCCGGTGGGCGGCAGCGGAGCATGCAACGCAGAGTCTCAGACGCGCGCAGACGGCAAGCAGTGCAGAGTTCCAAAACCAGACGGCCGAAATTGAAAGACTGAAGCACGATATTGCGAGAATCCGGGCGCCACGCCAGATGCTGCGGGCATTGCCGGGGGTCATCACGAACCGGCTGCGAGAAAAAATAGACGAATTGAGCGGCGTATCGTCATCGTCACCAGGCTTCAAACTCAAGATCAATGAAACGCCGGATTCCGTTCAAAATTTGTGGCCGGAAGGAAAATCAGAGCGTTTTGAAGGACTGGCTTTTTCGACATCAGGCGACACGCTTGGGGTCGCCACCGCAGATACGAATGCGGTGTTGCTGTATCGGCGAACAGGAAACGGAAGTTTTGAAGACACACCGTACATCCGGCTGGGCGGCCTCGATTACCCCCATGATCTCTCGTTTTCGATGTGCGGGTCTGATGAATTGCTGGCAGTGGCGCAGCGAACTGGAGCGCTTGCGCTGTTTCGAGCAAACGGCGTTAAAGGCCCCGAACCCGTCTTTGAAATCAGCGGAGCAGAAGCAAAGCTCACACACTCGGACGGCGTTTCTTTCGTCCCGCCGGTCAACGATTATCTTGCAGCGTGCAATCTGGGTTCGAGCAGCATTTCATTCTACCCAAAAATTTCAAATTCCCCCATCCGCTTCGCATTGAGGCCCGAATTCGAACTGACGCATTGGAGTATCTTCTACCCGGATGGCCTCGCTTTCTCGCAATGCGGACGATGGCTTGCCATTGCAAATCACGGCAACGGATCCGTGAGCATTTTTCAACGGCGCAACCGGATTCTTACGGGCGGCAAGCTAAGGTACGGCGCGGAGCCCATCGCGATCATTAATGACGAGAGTTTACGTTATCCTCATTCGGTAGCATTCACTCCGCGGACCAACCATCTGATCGTGACCAACGCCGGCGGAAACTTCTTCAGCGTTTATGAACCGCGACGAAGTCACTTCGGCTTGCGATGGAGCCAGGTGCCGTCGGCACAAACGATTGTTGGCGACGAAAAGACCTTTCGGGCGGTCAACTCGGACAACAAGATGGAAGGCGGTCCCAAGGGCCTCGCGGTGCATGGAAACAACATCGCTGTTTGCAGCCCGGAGATCGGAATCAAGATCTATTCTTTCCAGGAGGCGTGA
- a CDS encoding glycosyltransferase family 2 protein produces the protein MTKSISVFVPLYNHEKFIRATLTSALAQTLPPDEIVVIDDGSSDGSIEAAKSVLHPSIQIIAEQRNLGGPTTMRGLSFCKGNLVAILNSDDTWSPEKLKRQVDHLEKNQNCGVVFTLVSLIDEHGKTWKQATNRHQSLFQARNRDRHAWLRYFFHSGNVFCASSATVRRECFDRLGPLDGRYVQLQDLDMWLRIAMAGYDIHVVQDNLTYYRLARNGSNMSVGSPQNRAIYATEYARLLRNYWSVLSLDELLKIFPDISVSDDADDSLVLFYLAKYAAKQPTLHHRLFALETMQKWGGNLEAMRLAAKCHGFTHIEYRNFVAGWPIKETLVLGLLTKIEKIANQFLPYDFQQRIKTLILRINDRRHS, from the coding sequence ATGACAAAATCCATTAGCGTTTTTGTCCCGCTCTACAACCACGAAAAATTCATTCGGGCCACGCTGACGAGCGCACTCGCGCAAACATTGCCACCTGACGAAATTGTCGTAATTGACGATGGTTCCAGCGACGGCTCCATTGAGGCTGCCAAGTCAGTGTTGCATCCTTCAATACAAATTATCGCCGAACAACGAAATTTGGGCGGGCCTACCACAATGAGAGGCCTTAGTTTTTGCAAAGGCAACTTGGTTGCAATTCTTAATTCTGACGATACGTGGAGTCCCGAAAAACTAAAGCGACAAGTCGATCATTTAGAGAAGAACCAAAATTGTGGGGTAGTCTTCACACTTGTAAGTTTAATTGATGAGCACGGAAAAACATGGAAGCAAGCGACCAATCGTCACCAATCGCTTTTTCAAGCCAGAAACCGTGACCGGCATGCGTGGCTTAGGTATTTTTTCCATTCGGGAAACGTCTTTTGCGCATCAAGCGCTACGGTGCGTCGGGAATGCTTTGATCGGCTTGGTCCACTCGACGGCCGGTACGTGCAACTTCAAGATCTTGATATGTGGCTCCGAATTGCCATGGCCGGCTATGACATCCATGTGGTTCAGGATAATTTAACATACTATAGGCTGGCGCGAAACGGCTCCAACATGAGTGTTGGGTCGCCGCAAAATAGAGCAATATATGCGACCGAATACGCGCGACTGCTTAGGAACTATTGGAGTGTCCTATCGTTAGATGAGCTTCTGAAAATCTTTCCAGATATATCAGTGTCAGACGACGCCGATGATTCTCTGGTTCTGTTTTATCTTGCTAAGTACGCCGCCAAACAGCCAACGCTTCATCATCGGTTGTTTGCGCTTGAAACAATGCAAAAATGGGGAGGAAACTTAGAAGCCATGAGATTGGCCGCGAAGTGCCATGGTTTCACGCACATTGAATACCGAAATTTTGTCGCTGGCTGGCCCATCAAAGAGACACTCGTGCTTGGGTTGCTCACCAAAATTGAAAAAATTGCTAATCAGTTCTTGCCATACGATTTTCAGCAACGCATCAAGACGCTCATTTTGCGTATAAACGATCGACGCCATAGTTAA
- a CDS encoding integration host factor subunit alpha, whose product MTGTGKTVTRVDLCEAVYQKVGLSRTESSAFVELVLKEITDCLEKGETVKLSSFGSFMVRKKGQRIGRNPKTGTEVPISPRRVMVFKPSAILKQRINGNGSGSDDANGADD is encoded by the coding sequence ATGACCGGAACCGGGAAGACAGTCACACGCGTTGATCTGTGCGAAGCCGTCTACCAAAAGGTAGGACTGTCGCGCACGGAGTCGTCTGCGTTCGTGGAACTTGTGCTGAAGGAGATCACCGACTGCCTTGAGAAGGGCGAGACGGTGAAACTGTCATCCTTCGGCTCGTTCATGGTGCGCAAAAAAGGCCAGCGTATCGGCCGCAATCCGAAGACCGGAACGGAAGTGCCTATCTCGCCGCGCCGGGTTATGGTGTTCAAGCCATCCGCGATTCTCAAGCAGCGTATCAACGGGAATGGCAGCGGCAGTGACGACGCCAACGGCGCTGACGACTGA
- a CDS encoding D-TA family PLP-dependent enzyme yields MTSPLALKIAREYGTPALVIDMDRVERNIARAQKVCDGAGVANRPHIKTHKSPLLAQLQIKAGAKGITCQKLGEAEVMAQAGIDDILISYNLIGEEKMARLGALRAKTNVTVAADNAVVIAGLPAAAAAAGRALPVVIECDTGRKRAGVETPAEVIALASQIAGTPGLSFAGLLMYPTETGWTEAQRFHDDALAGLRQLGLDPAIVSTGGSPNLKNVGKLKGATEHRPGTYIYNDRMQVAAGVATWDDCALHVYSTVVSRAAPDRGILDAGSKTLTADTGGLDGYGLILEHPEARIARFAEEHGFLDLTKSNTRPSVGDVVRIVPNHVCVVVNMSDEVVMVRGDEIVGILPVAARGKLR; encoded by the coding sequence TTGACCAGCCCGCTCGCCTTGAAGATCGCTCGTGAATACGGAACGCCGGCCCTTGTCATCGATATGGATCGCGTCGAACGCAACATCGCGCGCGCTCAGAAAGTCTGCGATGGTGCAGGCGTCGCCAACCGGCCCCATATCAAGACCCACAAAAGCCCCCTCCTCGCGCAACTTCAGATCAAGGCGGGCGCGAAAGGCATCACCTGCCAGAAGCTGGGCGAAGCGGAAGTGATGGCGCAAGCCGGCATCGACGACATCCTCATCAGCTACAACCTGATCGGCGAAGAAAAAATGGCGCGCCTCGGCGCGCTGCGGGCCAAGACGAACGTCACGGTCGCGGCGGACAATGCTGTCGTCATCGCCGGATTGCCGGCCGCGGCGGCGGCTGCCGGACGCGCCCTGCCGGTCGTGATCGAGTGCGACACCGGCCGCAAACGTGCCGGCGTCGAGACGCCTGCGGAGGTCATCGCACTCGCCAGCCAGATTGCCGGCACGCCGGGACTCTCGTTCGCCGGGCTGCTGATGTATCCAACCGAAACGGGCTGGACCGAGGCTCAGCGCTTCCATGACGACGCGTTGGCGGGCCTTCGACAGTTGGGGCTCGATCCGGCCATCGTTTCAACCGGCGGATCGCCAAACCTGAAAAACGTCGGCAAGCTCAAAGGCGCGACGGAGCATCGGCCCGGCACCTACATCTACAACGATCGTATGCAGGTCGCCGCCGGCGTGGCCACGTGGGACGACTGCGCCCTGCACGTCTATTCAACCGTGGTCAGCCGCGCCGCGCCCGATCGCGGGATTCTCGATGCAGGTTCAAAGACGCTCACAGCCGACACCGGCGGGCTCGACGGGTACGGGCTGATCCTCGAACATCCGGAAGCCAGGATTGCCCGCTTCGCCGAGGAGCATGGTTTTCTCGATCTGACGAAAAGCAACACGCGGCCGTCGGTGGGCGACGTCGTCCGTATCGTGCCGAACCATGTCTGCGTTGTCGTGAACATGTCCGATGAAGTCGTCATGGTCCGCGGCGATGAAATCGTCGGCATCCTCCCCGTCGCTGCCCGGGGGAAGCTTAGATAA
- a CDS encoding beta-ketoacyl-ACP synthase III, which produces MTVMRSVVLGYGSYLPERILTNDELAKMVDTSDEWIVQRTGIKERHIAAEGEFTSHLGLKAAQAALANAGIDAQSIDLIVLATSTPDNTFPATAVAIQNGLGIHHGAAFDLQAVCTGFIFALATADNFLKSGAFKRALVIGAETFSRILDWNDRGTCVLFGDGAGAVVLEAQPQAGTTADRGILTTHLRSDGRHKDKLFVDGGPSSTQTVGHLRMEGREVFKHAVGMITDVIVDAFQATGTTADDVDWLVPHQANKRIIDASAKKLHIAPQKVVLTVDRHGNTSAASIPLALAAAVDDGRIKKNDLLMLEAMGGGFTWGSALLRW; this is translated from the coding sequence GTGACTGTGATGCGTTCGGTTGTGCTCGGCTACGGCTCTTACTTGCCGGAGCGCATTCTGACCAATGACGAATTGGCGAAGATGGTCGATACGTCGGACGAGTGGATCGTCCAGCGCACCGGGATTAAAGAACGCCATATTGCGGCCGAGGGAGAGTTCACCTCCCATCTGGGCCTGAAGGCTGCGCAGGCAGCGCTCGCCAATGCCGGCATCGATGCGCAATCGATCGATCTGATCGTGCTGGCGACCTCGACGCCGGATAATACTTTTCCTGCAACCGCAGTAGCGATCCAGAACGGCCTTGGCATTCACCATGGTGCTGCGTTCGACCTGCAGGCGGTGTGTACGGGTTTCATTTTCGCGCTGGCGACGGCCGACAATTTCCTGAAGAGCGGTGCATTCAAGCGCGCGCTGGTGATCGGCGCCGAAACCTTTTCGCGCATACTGGACTGGAACGACCGCGGGACCTGCGTTCTGTTCGGCGACGGTGCGGGCGCGGTGGTGCTTGAGGCGCAGCCGCAGGCGGGAACCACTGCCGATCGCGGCATTCTGACCACGCATCTGCGTTCCGACGGCCGTCACAAGGACAAGTTGTTCGTCGATGGCGGGCCGTCCAGCACCCAGACCGTAGGCCATCTGCGGATGGAGGGCCGTGAGGTGTTCAAGCACGCCGTCGGCATGATCACCGACGTCATCGTCGACGCGTTCCAGGCGACAGGCACGACGGCGGATGATGTTGACTGGCTGGTTCCCCATCAGGCCAACAAGCGCATCATCGATGCATCGGCCAAGAAGCTGCATATTGCGCCGCAGAAAGTGGTGCTGACCGTCGACCGTCACGGAAACACCTCGGCTGCTTCGATTCCCCTCGCGCTCGCCGCGGCTGTCGATGACGGGCGCATCAAGAAGAACGATCTTTTGATGCTGGAAGCGATGGGTGGCGGTTTCACATGGGGTTCAGCGCTCTTGCGCTGGTGA
- a CDS encoding MerR family transcriptional regulator → MDKAPDAFRTISEVADDLDVPQHVLRFWETRFNQIKPMKRSGGRRYYRPDDVNLLRGIRRLLYGEGYTIRGVQRILREHGIKSVQSLTDGSADHATALFDGPSFDGEKDDHAPDLASPDIDGDDELDSHESIEGPERDYTAPLALRDLGPPLSDMAPPKAVMPKPVQPVPANGPSGAEAYAPPSVRKSARPTDRGKLQEALDDLIGARALIDRVLKDN, encoded by the coding sequence TTGGACAAGGCGCCGGACGCGTTTCGGACAATCAGCGAGGTTGCTGATGACCTTGATGTGCCACAGCACGTCCTGAGGTTCTGGGAAACGCGCTTCAACCAGATCAAGCCAATGAAGCGGAGTGGCGGTCGCCGCTATTACCGCCCCGATGACGTCAACCTGTTGCGCGGCATCAGGCGGCTGCTGTACGGCGAAGGATACACCATTCGCGGGGTGCAGCGTATTTTACGCGAGCACGGGATCAAATCGGTCCAGAGCCTGACGGACGGCTCGGCCGATCACGCCACCGCCTTGTTCGACGGACCATCGTTTGACGGGGAGAAGGACGATCACGCCCCGGATCTGGCAAGTCCCGATATCGACGGTGATGACGAGTTGGATTCTCACGAATCCATCGAAGGACCGGAAAGGGATTACACCGCCCCGCTGGCGTTGCGGGACCTTGGACCGCCGCTGTCGGACATGGCGCCGCCGAAGGCGGTGATGCCCAAACCCGTGCAGCCGGTTCCGGCAAACGGGCCGTCAGGTGCCGAGGCCTACGCCCCGCCGAGCGTCCGGAAAAGCGCAAGGCCGACCGATCGCGGCAAGCTTCAGGAAGCGCTCGACGACCTGATCGGCGCACGCGCGCTGATCGACCGGGTGCTGAAGGACAACTAG
- a CDS encoding ubiquinol-cytochrome C chaperone family protein: MLWPFNRFRNPTVPRGTIEAIYGMIVAQAREPAFYASLGVRDTVNGRFDMLILHLWLVLRRLQSVEGGNSMSQALFDHFCADMDDNLREMGVGDLTVPKRMQAFGEAFYGRSAAYDLAFEAGDEELAQALSKNVFNGEAADGARALAAYVRETSDNLAKSADEAVRKGAWTFPKPVADSQGGVS; this comes from the coding sequence ATGCTTTGGCCGTTCAATCGCTTCAGGAACCCCACCGTCCCGCGCGGCACCATTGAAGCCATCTATGGCATGATCGTGGCGCAAGCGCGAGAACCGGCGTTTTACGCAAGCCTTGGCGTGCGCGACACGGTTAATGGCCGATTCGACATGCTGATCCTGCATCTCTGGCTGGTGCTGCGCCGGCTGCAGTCGGTGGAGGGTGGAAACAGCATGTCACAGGCGCTTTTTGACCACTTCTGCGCTGACATGGACGACAACCTTCGCGAGATGGGGGTTGGCGACCTGACCGTCCCGAAACGCATGCAGGCTTTCGGGGAGGCGTTCTACGGACGCTCGGCCGCCTACGATCTTGCTTTTGAGGCGGGTGACGAGGAATTGGCGCAGGCGCTGTCCAAGAATGTCTTCAACGGCGAGGCCGCTGATGGCGCGAGGGCGCTCGCGGCCTACGTTCGTGAAACCAGCGACAACCTCGCAAAATCAGCCGACGAGGCCGTTCGCAAGGGGGCGTGGACGTTCCCAAAGCCTGTGGCCGACTCCCAAGGCGGTGTGTCATGA
- a CDS encoding YceD family protein, translating into MSKVGHMPNSDLPWSFPVLVTQLPEAGLHQVLEATPTQRGLLAAAAGVNAVLRAVATLDVIPEAGGIVKVTGTVRARVEQTCVVSLDPVENDIEEAITAIFAPPSQIAVSPKSVQKEQGEDAEISNPPEPIVHGAIDLGQLAAEFLVLGIDPYPRKPGVAFAPPETPEDPDEHPFAALKALKEKPGGPKGKKAK; encoded by the coding sequence ATGAGCAAGGTGGGTCATATGCCGAATAGCGATCTTCCCTGGAGCTTCCCCGTTCTGGTGACCCAGTTGCCGGAGGCCGGGCTGCATCAGGTGCTGGAGGCCACCCCGACCCAGCGTGGTCTGCTGGCCGCCGCTGCCGGCGTGAATGCGGTCCTGCGGGCCGTGGCGACGCTCGACGTCATTCCCGAGGCGGGAGGCATCGTGAAAGTCACCGGCACGGTCAGGGCGCGGGTGGAGCAAACCTGCGTCGTGTCACTCGATCCCGTCGAGAACGATATCGAGGAAGCGATCACGGCGATCTTCGCGCCGCCGTCGCAAATTGCCGTTAGTCCGAAATCCGTCCAGAAGGAGCAGGGTGAGGATGCCGAAATCTCCAATCCTCCGGAGCCCATCGTCCACGGCGCCATCGATCTCGGCCAACTGGCGGCTGAGTTTCTGGTTCTGGGAATAGATCCCTATCCGCGCAAGCCGGGTGTGGCGTTCGCTCCCCCTGAGACTCCTGAGGACCCGGACGAGCATCCGTTTGCAGCCCTGAAGGCGCTCAAGGAGAAGCCGGGCGGGCCCAAAGGCAAAAAAGCCAAGTGA
- a CDS encoding outer membrane protein assembly factor BamE — translation MTVFRQPGLQIAGERRFAARLRAAAAMMFVCAALAACTGEQFQKGYILPPGALEQIPIGASQDQVLIVMGTPSTVATLSGEVFYYISQRSERKVAFMQQSVIDQRVIAIYFDKNRTVQRVANYGLQDGKIFDFISRTTPTSGQEMSYLTPIFKLLSPN, via the coding sequence ATGACGGTTTTCAGACAGCCCGGTCTTCAGATCGCCGGAGAGCGACGGTTTGCGGCGCGCCTGCGCGCGGCGGCTGCGATGATGTTTGTGTGCGCCGCGCTGGCCGCCTGCACCGGCGAGCAGTTCCAGAAGGGCTACATCCTGCCCCCCGGAGCGCTTGAGCAAATCCCGATCGGCGCCAGCCAGGATCAGGTTCTGATCGTGATGGGAACACCATCCACCGTCGCCACCTTGAGCGGCGAGGTCTTCTATTACATTTCCCAGCGCTCGGAACGCAAAGTCGCGTTCATGCAACAGAGCGTCATCGATCAGCGGGTGATCGCGATTTATTTCGACAAGAACCGCACGGTCCAGCGCGTGGCCAACTACGGACTCCAGGACGGCAAGATCTTCGACTTCATCAGCCGCACCACCCCGACCAGTGGTCAGGAAATGAGCTACCTCACACCGATCTTCAAGCTTCTCAGCCCGAACTGA
- the plsX gene encoding phosphate acyltransferase PlsX → MPQKVRIALDAMGGDFGASIIVPGAALALMRHSDVEFLLFGDSTLINAQLDTHPALKAVSRVFHADIAISMDEKPSQALRRGRKSSSMWLAIDAVKRGDADVVVSAGNTGALMAMSRLNLRMMPGIDRPAIAAVWPTVRGESVVLDVGASIGGDARHLASLAIMGSAMASVLFDLERPTVGLLNIGVEEVKGVEAVRGAAELLRAMNLPQLDFIGFVEGDGIGKGAADVIVTEGFSGNIALKTAEGTARQIAEYLRSAMSRTWRSKLGYIFARGAFNALRDKMDPRKVNGGVFLGLNGVVIKSHGGTDAEGFASAVDVGYDMVRYDLLTKINQTLNRDGHALSIVPNAQEAVS, encoded by the coding sequence ATGCCGCAGAAGGTTCGAATCGCGCTTGACGCCATGGGCGGCGATTTCGGTGCATCGATTATCGTTCCAGGCGCGGCGCTCGCGTTGATGCGCCACAGCGACGTCGAATTCCTGCTGTTTGGCGACAGCACGCTGATCAATGCGCAGCTCGACACCCATCCCGCGCTCAAGGCGGTCTCGCGGGTCTTCCACGCCGACATTGCGATCAGCATGGACGAGAAGCCCAGCCAGGCGCTGCGACGGGGCCGCAAGTCCTCTTCGATGTGGCTGGCGATCGACGCCGTGAAGAGGGGCGACGCCGACGTCGTGGTGTCGGCCGGCAACACCGGCGCGCTGATGGCGATGTCACGGCTCAATCTGCGGATGATGCCGGGCATCGACCGGCCGGCCATCGCGGCGGTATGGCCGACGGTGCGCGGCGAGTCCGTTGTGCTCGATGTCGGCGCCTCGATCGGCGGCGATGCCCGTCATCTCGCGTCGCTCGCGATCATGGGTAGTGCGATGGCAAGCGTTCTGTTCGATCTCGAACGTCCGACGGTCGGCCTGCTCAACATCGGCGTCGAAGAAGTGAAGGGCGTCGAGGCAGTCCGAGGAGCTGCCGAGTTGCTCCGCGCGATGAACCTGCCTCAGCTCGACTTCATCGGCTTCGTCGAGGGCGACGGCATCGGCAAAGGGGCCGCCGACGTCATCGTGACCGAAGGATTCAGCGGCAACATCGCCCTGAAGACCGCGGAGGGTACGGCACGGCAGATCGCGGAATATCTGCGCAGCGCCATGAGCCGGACCTGGCGCTCCAAGCTCGGTTACATCTTCGCACGGGGTGCTTTCAACGCGTTGCGTGATAAAATGGATCCTCGCAAGGTCAACGGCGGTGTCTTTCTCGGGTTGAACGGGGTGGTCATCAAGAGCCATGGCGGCACCGACGCTGAGGGCTTTGCGTCGGCAGTTGACGTTGGCTATGACATGGTCCGCTACGATCTCCTGACCAAGATCAATCAAACACTCAACCGCGACGGCCACGCTCTTTCGATCGTGCCAAATGCGCAGGAGGCTGTCTCGTGA
- a CDS encoding Bug family tripartite tricarboxylate transporter substrate binding protein: MTRSLSRRTVLTGAAALSTSPLWPRPARSADWRPTDTVRIIVPAAPGGSTDVIGRYLAQHLQQAWGISAVVENKSGGGGTIGTSFFVQQKPDGNTILVGNPGPNAVAFSIFRSLPYKADQLQPVTNAIRIPNIVSAHPSSGIKSIKELIAYLKANPDKLNYGTSGVGQSPHLTAVWFMQLTGVKMTHIPFRGAGPALTGALGGDVAILFDNLYPSLPQVEDGKLVALAVTTPERSFKAPNIPTMRESAPELANFDVSSWFGMFLQAGTPRPIVDAYNAEIKKMLAREDIKKNIAAMGAVTDYGTPEQYSAFIDAEIKKFAGIINKEGLKMDVN, translated from the coding sequence ATGACGCGTTCGCTATCTCGCCGCACCGTGCTGACAGGCGCCGCGGCCCTTTCCACAAGTCCGCTCTGGCCGCGCCCGGCGCGATCCGCCGACTGGCGGCCGACCGACACGGTGCGGATCATCGTGCCGGCAGCGCCCGGCGGCAGCACGGACGTGATCGGCCGCTACCTCGCACAACACCTGCAGCAGGCATGGGGCATATCGGCCGTCGTCGAAAACAAGTCCGGCGGCGGCGGTACTATCGGCACCTCGTTTTTCGTTCAGCAAAAACCCGACGGCAACACGATCCTCGTGGGCAATCCGGGGCCGAACGCGGTGGCCTTCAGCATCTTCCGGTCCCTGCCCTACAAGGCAGATCAACTGCAACCGGTCACCAATGCGATCCGTATTCCCAATATCGTATCGGCGCATCCCTCGAGCGGGATCAAATCGATCAAGGAACTGATCGCCTATCTCAAGGCCAATCCGGACAAGCTGAACTACGGTACGTCGGGGGTCGGGCAAAGCCCGCACCTGACCGCCGTCTGGTTCATGCAATTGACCGGTGTGAAGATGACGCACATTCCGTTCCGGGGCGCTGGCCCCGCTCTGACGGGCGCTCTCGGTGGGGACGTGGCGATCCTGTTCGACAACCTCTATCCATCGCTGCCGCAGGTGGAAGACGGCAAACTCGTCGCGCTGGCCGTGACGACGCCGGAGCGCAGTTTCAAGGCGCCGAATATTCCGACCATGCGCGAAAGCGCGCCGGAGCTCGCAAACTTCGACGTCTCGTCCTGGTTCGGGATGTTCCTGCAGGCTGGAACACCGCGGCCGATCGTCGATGCGTACAACGCCGAGATCAAGAAGATGCTGGCACGCGAGGACATCAAGAAGAACATCGCCGCGATGGGCGCCGTGACCGACTACGGAACGCCCGAGCAGTACTCGGCCTTTATCGATGCCGAGATCAAAAAGTTCGCGGGCATCATCAACAAGGAAGGTCTGAAGATGGACGTCAACTGA